A single Streptomyces mirabilis DNA region contains:
- a CDS encoding lamin tail domain-containing protein: protein MRIRAALPALAGAVALTGTFLLSTPAQAAGGVTIYHVWFDSPGSDNRSNASLNAEWVQIKNTSSAAISLKGWILKDVSNHRYTFPNVKIGAHKTMKVHTGSGRDTAGDKYQNRRAYVWNNTSDTATLTKANGGKVDACSWTTRDPSDKYC, encoded by the coding sequence ATGCGGATACGCGCTGCCCTGCCCGCGCTCGCGGGCGCCGTGGCACTGACAGGCACGTTTCTTCTCAGCACGCCGGCGCAGGCGGCCGGCGGTGTGACCATCTACCACGTCTGGTTCGACAGCCCCGGTTCGGACAACCGCTCCAACGCGAGCCTCAACGCCGAGTGGGTGCAGATCAAGAACACCAGTTCGGCGGCGATCTCACTCAAGGGCTGGATCCTGAAGGACGTCTCGAACCACAGGTACACCTTCCCGAACGTGAAGATCGGGGCGCACAAGACCATGAAGGTGCACACGGGCAGCGGTAGGGACACCGCGGGGGACAAGTACCAGAACCGCCGCGCGTACGTCTGGAACAACACCAGCGACACCGCCACGCTCACCAAGGCGAACGGCGGCAAGGTCGACGCGTGCTCGTGGACGACGCGGGACCCCAGCGACAAGTACTGCTAG
- a CDS encoding acyl-CoA dehydrogenase family protein — protein sequence MSATPHQPTVTEREARQVAEAAREQDWRKPSFAKELFLGRFRLDLIHPHPMPAEDDVQRGEEFLAKLRDFCETKIDPARIEREAQIPDEVIDGLKDLGALGMKIDTKYGGLGLTQVYYNKALALVGSANPAIGALLSAHQSIGVPQPLKLFGTQEQKDVFLPRCARTDISAFLLTEPDVGSDPARLATTAVPDGDEYVLDGVKLWTTNGVVADLLVVMARVPKSEGHKGGITAFVVEAGSEGVTVENRNAFMGLRGLENGVTRFHQVRVPAANRIGPEGAGLKIALTTLNTGRLSLPAMCVGAGKWCLKIAREWSAAREQWGKPVAFHEAVGSKISFIAATTFALEAVVDLSSQMADENRNDIRIEAALAKLYGSEMGCLMADELVQIRGGRGFETAESLAARGERAVPAEQILRDLRINRIFEGSTEIMHLLIAREAVDAHLSVAGDLIDPDKSLSDKAKAGANAGVFYAKWLPKLVAGPGQLPRSYGEFNRHVDLSPHLRYVERNARKLARSTFYAMSRWQGRMETKQGFLGRIVDIGAELFAMSAACVRAEHLRLTGQHGREAYQLADAFCRQSRIRVDELFGRLWSNTDDLDRKVVKGVLAGTYEWLEQGVIDPSGEGPWIADATPGPSRKENVHRPIR from the coding sequence ATGTCCGCAACACCCCACCAGCCCACCGTCACTGAACGTGAGGCACGTCAGGTCGCGGAGGCGGCCCGCGAACAGGACTGGCGCAAGCCCAGCTTCGCCAAGGAACTGTTCCTCGGCCGCTTCCGCCTCGACCTGATCCACCCGCACCCCATGCCCGCCGAGGACGACGTACAGCGCGGCGAGGAGTTCCTCGCCAAGCTGCGCGACTTCTGCGAGACGAAGATCGACCCGGCCCGTATCGAGCGCGAGGCACAGATCCCGGACGAGGTCATCGACGGCCTCAAGGACCTCGGCGCCCTCGGCATGAAGATCGACACCAAGTACGGAGGCCTCGGCCTCACCCAGGTGTACTACAACAAGGCGCTCGCCCTCGTCGGCTCCGCGAACCCGGCGATCGGCGCCCTGCTGTCCGCGCACCAGTCGATCGGCGTACCGCAGCCGCTGAAGCTCTTCGGCACCCAGGAGCAGAAGGACGTCTTCCTGCCGCGCTGCGCCCGCACCGACATCTCGGCCTTCCTCCTCACGGAGCCGGACGTCGGCTCCGACCCGGCGCGGCTCGCCACGACCGCCGTACCGGACGGCGACGAGTACGTCCTCGACGGGGTGAAGCTCTGGACGACCAACGGCGTCGTCGCCGACCTGCTCGTCGTCATGGCGCGCGTCCCGAAGTCCGAGGGCCACAAGGGCGGCATCACGGCGTTCGTGGTGGAGGCCGGCTCCGAGGGCGTCACCGTCGAGAACCGCAACGCCTTCATGGGCCTGCGCGGCCTGGAGAACGGCGTCACCCGCTTCCACCAGGTCCGCGTCCCGGCCGCGAACCGGATCGGCCCGGAGGGTGCGGGCCTGAAGATCGCCCTCACCACCCTCAACACCGGCCGCCTCTCACTGCCCGCCATGTGCGTCGGCGCGGGCAAGTGGTGTCTGAAGATCGCCCGCGAATGGTCGGCGGCCCGCGAGCAGTGGGGCAAGCCGGTCGCCTTCCACGAGGCCGTCGGCTCCAAGATCTCCTTCATCGCGGCCACCACCTTCGCCCTCGAAGCCGTCGTCGACCTGTCCTCCCAGATGGCCGACGAGAACCGCAACGACATCCGCATCGAGGCCGCCCTCGCCAAGCTGTACGGCTCCGAGATGGGCTGCCTGATGGCCGACGAACTGGTCCAGATCCGCGGTGGCCGCGGCTTCGAGACCGCCGAGTCGCTGGCGGCGCGCGGCGAGCGGGCGGTGCCCGCCGAGCAGATCCTGCGCGACCTGCGCATCAACCGGATCTTCGAGGGCTCCACGGAGATCATGCACCTGCTGATCGCCCGCGAGGCCGTCGACGCCCACCTGTCGGTCGCCGGTGACCTCATCGACCCCGACAAGTCCCTCTCGGACAAGGCGAAGGCAGGCGCGAACGCGGGTGTCTTCTACGCCAAGTGGCTGCCGAAACTGGTCGCGGGCCCGGGTCAGCTCCCGCGCTCGTACGGCGAGTTCAACCGGCACGTGGATCTCTCCCCGCATCTGCGCTACGTCGAGCGCAACGCCCGCAAGCTCGCCCGCTCCACCTTCTACGCCATGTCCCGCTGGCAGGGTCGGATGGAGACCAAGCAGGGCTTCCTGGGCCGGATCGTCGACATCGGCGCCGAGCTCTTCGCGATGAGCGCGGCCTGCGTCCGCGCCGAACATCTGCGCCTCACCGGGCAGCACGGCCGCGAGGCCTACCAGCTCGCCGACGCCTTCTGCCGTCAGTCCCGCATCCGCGTCGACGAACTCTTCGGCCGCCTGTGGAGCAACACCGACGACCTCGACCGCAAGGTCGTCAAGGGCGTACTGGCGGGTACGTACGAGTGGCTGGAGCAGGGCGTGATCGATCCGTCCGGGGAAGGCCCCTGGATCGCCGACGCGACACCCGGCCCGAGCCGGAAGGAAAACGTCCACCGCCCCATTCGCTGA
- a CDS encoding glycoside hydrolase family 12 protein, with protein MATRTLGRAAKALLAPALALGATVGLASAPAQAAVWSSCEQYGNTSLNGYTLYNNIWGSGAGSQCIWANSGTNWGVWANHPNTGGIKSYPNAKKVINKSITSLGSLSSGYNVTVPSSGAYNTSYDIWDTGYKYEVMLWVNKTGAVGPLGTSQGTLTLGGHTWTVYKGNNGSNDVFSFVRTSNSTSGTVDVLPILKWIKDTKGWFGNVTIGDLQFGFEITSSSGGLDFATNSLSVSSS; from the coding sequence ATGGCAACACGGACACTCGGCAGGGCCGCCAAGGCCCTGCTGGCCCCCGCGCTCGCGCTCGGCGCCACCGTCGGCCTCGCCTCCGCCCCCGCCCAGGCGGCCGTCTGGAGCTCCTGCGAGCAGTACGGGAACACCAGCCTCAACGGGTACACGCTCTACAACAACATCTGGGGCTCCGGCGCGGGAAGCCAGTGCATCTGGGCCAACTCCGGTACCAACTGGGGTGTTTGGGCCAACCACCCCAACACCGGTGGCATCAAGTCGTACCCGAACGCCAAGAAGGTGATCAACAAGTCGATCACCTCGCTCGGCTCGCTCAGCAGCGGCTACAACGTCACGGTCCCGTCGTCCGGCGCGTACAACACGTCGTACGACATCTGGGACACCGGCTACAAGTACGAGGTCATGCTCTGGGTGAACAAGACCGGAGCCGTCGGCCCGCTCGGCACCTCGCAGGGCACCCTCACCCTCGGCGGCCACACCTGGACCGTCTACAAGGGCAACAACGGATCCAACGACGTCTTCTCCTTCGTGCGCACCTCGAACTCCACCTCCGGCACCGTCGACGTCCTGCCGATCCTCAAGTGGATCAAGGACACCAAGGGATGGTTCGGCAACGTGACCATCGGCGACCTGCAGTTCGGCTTCGAGATAACGTCCTCGTCCGGCGGTCTGGACTTCGCTACCAACAGCCTGTCGGTCAGCAGTAGTTGA
- a CDS encoding TIM-barrel domain-containing protein translates to MNQPAETQTQSGAVSLAQSSPTVGTFRERDGALEWSGRQETVRIEPWGPDAVRVRARLGGPVLEGLPGALLDEPQVTESTVKIQDGEGRLTVGALTVEVGAEGLLRFLRTADGTELLAEERAHFWWPGPRLYTPTGNGRHRLEQRFAAYEGEKLYGLGQHQHGLFDQKGAVLDLVQRNAEVTVPVLTSSRGYTFLWNSPAIGRVELAGNGTRWVADSARQLDYWITAGTPADAQRRYSAATGRTPMLPEWAAGFWQCKLRYRTQDELLDVAREYKRRGLPLSAIVCDFFHWTHLGDWKFDPAEWPDPAAMQRELAELGVKLVVSVWPSVSPLSENHPLMEQRGYFIGTEYGPMAHADWPDKEVASTVQVAFYDATNPEARDFLWSRVKDNYLDPYGISAFWLDACEPELKPGFQENLRYHAGPGLEVGNLYPRENARTFYEGMLAVGETEVVTLNRSAWAGSQRYGAALWSGDIGTDFATLRRQIAAGLNTALSGIPWWNTDIGGFHGGDPDDPAYREVMVRWFQFGALSPLMRLHGFRDPGMPLGPDMTGGPNEVWSYGEEAGAILEKYLRLRERLKPYVLAVMREAHEEGLPVMRPLFLEFPEDHAAWSVDDSYLFGSDLLVAPVLTAGATVRTAYLPAGAWWTDAWTGETYEGGAAVTVDAPLDRIPLFLRDGARLPVAE, encoded by the coding sequence GTGAATCAGCCTGCCGAAACCCAGACCCAGTCAGGCGCGGTCAGCCTCGCGCAGTCCTCCCCGACCGTCGGCACGTTCCGTGAGCGGGACGGCGCGCTGGAGTGGAGCGGCCGTCAGGAGACCGTCCGTATCGAGCCCTGGGGCCCGGACGCGGTCCGGGTCCGCGCACGCCTGGGCGGCCCCGTACTCGAAGGCCTCCCCGGCGCGCTCCTCGACGAGCCGCAGGTGACCGAGAGCACCGTCAAGATCCAGGACGGTGAGGGCCGGTTGACGGTCGGCGCACTGACCGTCGAGGTCGGCGCCGAGGGCCTGCTCCGCTTCCTCCGCACGGCCGACGGCACGGAACTCCTCGCCGAGGAGCGCGCTCACTTCTGGTGGCCCGGCCCGCGCCTGTACACCCCGACGGGAAACGGCCGCCACCGCCTGGAACAGCGCTTCGCCGCCTACGAGGGCGAGAAGCTGTACGGCCTCGGCCAGCACCAGCACGGACTGTTCGACCAGAAGGGCGCGGTCCTGGACCTGGTCCAGCGCAACGCCGAGGTCACCGTCCCGGTGCTCACGTCCAGCCGCGGGTACACGTTCCTGTGGAACTCCCCCGCGATCGGCCGGGTCGAGCTCGCGGGCAACGGCACCCGCTGGGTCGCCGACTCGGCCCGCCAGCTCGACTACTGGATCACCGCGGGCACCCCGGCCGACGCCCAGCGCCGCTACAGCGCCGCCACCGGCCGTACGCCGATGCTGCCCGAGTGGGCGGCCGGCTTCTGGCAGTGCAAGCTGCGCTACCGCACGCAGGACGAACTCCTCGACGTGGCACGGGAGTACAAGCGACGGGGACTGCCCCTGTCCGCCATCGTCTGCGACTTCTTCCACTGGACCCACCTGGGCGACTGGAAGTTCGACCCGGCGGAGTGGCCGGACCCGGCGGCGATGCAGCGCGAGCTCGCCGAACTCGGCGTCAAGCTGGTCGTGTCCGTCTGGCCGTCGGTCTCCCCGCTCTCCGAGAACCACCCGCTCATGGAGCAGCGCGGCTACTTCATCGGCACCGAGTACGGCCCGATGGCCCACGCCGACTGGCCCGACAAAGAGGTCGCCTCCACCGTCCAGGTGGCCTTCTACGACGCGACGAACCCCGAGGCCCGTGACTTCCTGTGGTCGCGCGTGAAGGACAACTACCTTGACCCGTACGGTATTTCGGCCTTCTGGCTGGACGCCTGCGAGCCGGAGCTGAAGCCGGGCTTCCAGGAGAACCTGCGCTACCACGCGGGCCCGGGTCTGGAGGTCGGCAACCTCTACCCCCGTGAGAACGCCCGCACCTTCTACGAGGGCATGCTCGCTGTCGGCGAGACCGAGGTCGTCACTCTCAACCGCTCGGCGTGGGCGGGCAGTCAGCGCTACGGCGCCGCCCTGTGGTCCGGCGACATCGGCACCGACTTCGCGACCCTGCGCCGCCAGATCGCCGCGGGCCTCAACACCGCGCTCTCCGGCATCCCCTGGTGGAACACCGACATCGGCGGCTTCCACGGCGGCGACCCCGACGACCCGGCGTACCGCGAGGTGATGGTCCGCTGGTTCCAGTTCGGCGCGCTCTCCCCGCTGATGCGCCTGCACGGCTTCCGCGACCCCGGTATGCCGCTGGGCCCCGACATGACCGGTGGCCCGAACGAGGTCTGGTCGTACGGCGAGGAGGCCGGCGCGATCCTGGAGAAGTATCTGCGGCTGCGCGAGCGTCTGAAGCCCTATGTGCTGGCTGTCATGCGGGAGGCCCACGAGGAGGGGCTGCCGGTGATGCGCCCGCTGTTCCTCGAGTTCCCCGAGGACCACGCGGCCTGGTCGGTCGACGACTCCTACCTCTTCGGCTCCGACCTCCTGGTCGCGCCCGTGCTCACGGCGGGCGCGACAGTGCGTACGGCGTACCTTCCGGCGGGCGCCTGGTGGACCGACGCGTGGACCGGTGAGACGTACGAGGGCGGCGCGGCCGTCACCGTCGACGCCCCTCTGGATCGCATCCCGCTGTTCCTGCGGGACGGGGCGCGGCTGCCTGTGGCGGAGTAG
- a CDS encoding LacI family DNA-binding transcriptional regulator, protein MVTLAEVAQHAGVSASTVSYVLSGKRSISASTRHRVEQSIQELGYHPNAGARALASSRSNIIALMVPLRTDMYVPVMMEIAIAVATHARTHGYDVLLLTGEEGPDAVRRVTGSGLADAMILMDVELDDERLPLLRQTDQPSVLIGLPADTSGLTCVDLDFGATGALCAEHLALLGHRDIAVIGEAPAVYERHTGFAERTLDGLRSRSRELGLRVLHRPCEGGYDAMALTLARILDERPGTTGFVVQNESAVEPLLALLRQQGRAVPEDMSVIAICPDQVATQASVRLTSVAIPAQEMGRLAVEHLIAKLEGHGKDEVVLIAPELTVRASTGPAPTAA, encoded by the coding sequence ATGGTCACCCTCGCCGAGGTCGCCCAGCACGCCGGAGTCTCGGCGAGCACGGTGAGCTATGTCCTCAGCGGCAAGCGGTCCATCTCCGCGAGCACCCGGCACCGGGTCGAGCAGAGCATCCAGGAGCTCGGCTACCACCCGAACGCGGGCGCCCGGGCCCTGGCGAGCAGCCGGTCCAACATCATCGCGCTGATGGTTCCGCTCCGTACCGACATGTACGTACCCGTGATGATGGAGATCGCCATCGCGGTGGCGACCCACGCCCGCACGCACGGCTACGACGTGCTCCTGCTCACCGGCGAGGAGGGTCCCGACGCCGTGCGCCGCGTCACCGGCAGCGGGCTCGCCGACGCGATGATCCTGATGGACGTGGAGCTCGACGACGAACGGCTCCCGCTGCTGCGCCAGACGGACCAGCCCTCCGTACTGATCGGCCTGCCCGCCGACACCTCCGGCCTGACCTGCGTCGATCTCGACTTCGGCGCGACGGGCGCGCTGTGCGCCGAGCACCTCGCGCTGCTGGGCCACCGTGACATCGCTGTCATCGGCGAGGCCCCCGCGGTCTACGAGCGGCACACCGGCTTCGCCGAGCGCACCCTCGACGGGCTCCGGTCCCGTTCGAGGGAGTTGGGCCTGCGCGTGCTGCACCGCCCCTGCGAGGGAGGGTACGACGCGATGGCCCTGACCCTCGCCCGCATCCTCGACGAGCGCCCCGGCACCACGGGCTTCGTCGTGCAGAACGAGTCCGCGGTCGAACCGCTGCTCGCGCTGTTGCGCCAGCAGGGCCGGGCCGTCCCCGAGGACATGTCGGTGATCGCGATCTGCCCGGACCAGGTCGCGACACAGGCCTCGGTGCGGCTGACCTCGGTCGCCATCCCTGCGCAGGAGATGGGCCGGCTCGCCGTGGAGCATCTGATCGCCAAGTTGGAAGGGCACGGCAAGGACGAAGTCGTGCTCATCGCACCCGAGTTGACGGTACGGGCCAGCACGGGCCCGGCGCCGACCGCCGCCTGA
- the secA gene encoding preprotein translocase subunit SecA, translated as MPGKGLDVITGRIMRAGEGRVLRRLQRVVDQVNSLDEEFRALSDEELQSLTPEFKQRHADGESLDDLLPEAFAAMREAARRTLGMRHFDVQVMGGAALHLGDIAEMQTGEGKTLVATLPVYLNALSGKGVHLVTVNDYLAERDAEWMGRAYRFLGLTVGVIKSESTPAARRAQYACDITYGTNTEFGFDYLRDNMAWSRDELVQRGHHFAIVDEADSILIDEARTPLIISGPADQPTRWYEAFAGLVRRMKGVRVQEELFTRPAEKEELAALRATYDYEYDPKKRTVAILDRGVEYLQDQLGIESLYESDHTSLIGHLNNALKAKEHFKRDKDYVVVDGEVLIVDEHTGRILAGRRYNEGLHQAIEAKEGVTIKDENQTLATITLQNFFRLYEKLAGMTGTAMTEAAEFHQIYQLQVVPIPTNRPPKRADDPDQIYRTVDAKYAAIVADIAERHAQGQPVLVGTTSVEKSELLSALLRKRGVRHEVLNAKNHQREAQIVAQAGRKGAVTVATNMAGRGTDIMLGGNPESLIAAELEKRELTEEEHPDACREVRERVTAEVGAAYEEVKELGGLYVLGTERHESRRIDNQLRGRSGRQGDNGASRFYLSLEDDLMRLFRAQVVDRVMSMANVPDDIPIENKMVTRAIASAQAQVEQQHFESRKDVLKFDEVLNRQRTLIYAERRRVLAGEDLREQLLHFMDDTVRAYIEQETSEGFPEEWDLERLWGAFKQLYPVRVTIEDLEEAAGERADLTADDLTEAMTRDIHDRYEDRETELGADALRDLERLVVLNVLDRKWREHLYEMDYLRDGIGLRWTLGREPIVEYEREGFDMYGAMTDAIKEESVGYVFNLDASGGAPGTLERRDRVEDLHFTAPTMDTAEGVVEGDFAPADADAPATAPATAPAAAPAAAPAPAAAPSRGGSRPGRSKARRRRKR; from the coding sequence ATGCCGGGCAAAGGTCTGGACGTCATCACCGGCAGGATCATGCGGGCCGGCGAGGGCCGTGTGCTGCGCAGGCTCCAGCGCGTCGTCGATCAGGTCAACTCCTTGGACGAGGAGTTCAGGGCCTTGTCGGACGAGGAACTCCAGTCCCTCACCCCGGAGTTCAAGCAGCGCCACGCCGACGGCGAGAGCCTGGACGACCTGCTGCCGGAGGCCTTCGCCGCGATGCGCGAGGCGGCCCGGCGCACCCTGGGCATGCGCCACTTCGACGTCCAGGTGATGGGTGGCGCGGCGCTGCACCTCGGCGACATCGCGGAGATGCAGACGGGGGAGGGCAAGACCCTCGTCGCCACCCTCCCCGTCTATCTGAACGCCCTGTCAGGCAAGGGAGTCCACCTCGTCACGGTCAACGACTACCTCGCCGAGCGCGACGCCGAGTGGATGGGCCGGGCCTACCGCTTCCTGGGCCTGACCGTCGGTGTCATCAAGTCCGAGTCGACGCCCGCCGCGCGCCGCGCCCAGTACGCCTGCGACATCACCTACGGCACCAACACCGAGTTCGGCTTCGACTACCTGCGCGACAACATGGCCTGGTCGAGGGACGAACTCGTGCAGCGCGGCCACCACTTCGCGATCGTCGACGAGGCCGACTCCATCCTCATCGACGAGGCCCGCACCCCGCTGATCATCTCCGGTCCCGCCGACCAGCCCACCCGGTGGTACGAGGCCTTCGCGGGGCTCGTACGACGGATGAAGGGCGTCCGCGTCCAGGAGGAGCTCTTCACCCGGCCGGCCGAGAAGGAGGAACTGGCGGCGCTGCGGGCCACGTACGACTACGAGTACGACCCCAAGAAGCGCACCGTCGCGATCCTGGACCGGGGCGTCGAGTACCTCCAGGACCAGCTCGGCATCGAGAGTCTGTACGAGTCCGACCACACCTCCCTCATCGGGCACCTCAACAACGCCCTGAAGGCCAAGGAGCACTTCAAGAGGGACAAGGACTACGTGGTCGTGGACGGCGAGGTGCTGATCGTCGACGAGCACACCGGCCGTATCCTCGCGGGCCGCCGCTACAACGAGGGGCTGCACCAGGCGATCGAGGCGAAGGAAGGGGTGACGATCAAGGACGAGAACCAGACCCTCGCCACGATCACCCTGCAGAACTTCTTCCGTCTCTACGAGAAGCTCGCCGGCATGACCGGCACGGCGATGACGGAGGCGGCCGAGTTCCACCAGATCTACCAGCTCCAGGTCGTGCCGATCCCGACCAACCGGCCCCCGAAGCGCGCCGACGACCCCGACCAGATCTACCGCACCGTGGACGCCAAGTACGCCGCGATCGTGGCGGACATCGCCGAGCGGCACGCCCAGGGGCAGCCGGTCCTCGTCGGCACCACGTCGGTGGAGAAGTCCGAACTGCTCTCCGCGCTGCTCAGGAAGCGCGGTGTCCGGCACGAGGTGCTCAACGCCAAGAACCACCAGCGCGAGGCCCAGATCGTGGCCCAGGCGGGCCGCAAGGGCGCCGTCACCGTCGCCACCAACATGGCGGGCCGCGGTACCGACATCATGCTCGGCGGCAATCCCGAGTCCCTCATAGCCGCCGAGCTGGAGAAGCGCGAACTCACCGAGGAGGAGCACCCCGACGCCTGCCGCGAGGTGCGCGAGCGCGTCACCGCCGAGGTCGGGGCGGCGTACGAGGAGGTCAAGGAGCTCGGCGGGCTCTATGTGCTGGGCACCGAACGCCACGAGTCCCGCCGTATCGACAACCAACTGCGCGGCCGCTCCGGACGCCAGGGCGACAACGGCGCCTCCCGCTTCTACCTCTCCCTGGAGGACGACCTGATGCGCCTGTTCCGCGCCCAGGTTGTGGACCGCGTGATGTCCATGGCGAACGTCCCCGACGACATCCCCATCGAGAACAAGATGGTCACCCGCGCCATCGCCTCCGCCCAGGCCCAGGTCGAGCAGCAGCACTTCGAGTCCCGCAAGGACGTCCTGAAGTTCGACGAGGTGCTCAACCGGCAGCGCACCCTCATCTACGCCGAGCGCCGCCGCGTCCTGGCGGGGGAGGACCTGCGCGAACAGCTCCTGCACTTCATGGACGACACCGTGCGGGCGTACATCGAACAGGAGACCAGCGAGGGCTTCCCCGAGGAATGGGACCTGGAGCGGCTGTGGGGCGCCTTCAAACAGCTCTATCCGGTACGGGTCACGATCGAGGACCTGGAGGAGGCGGCCGGCGAACGCGCCGACCTCACCGCCGACGACCTGACCGAGGCCATGACCCGGGACATCCACGACCGCTACGAGGACCGCGAGACCGAACTCGGCGCCGACGCCCTGCGCGACCTCGAACGCCTCGTCGTCCTCAACGTCCTCGACCGCAAATGGCGCGAGCACCTCTACGAGATGGACTACCTCCGCGACGGCATCGGTCTGCGCTGGACGCTCGGCCGGGAACCCATCGTCGAGTACGAGCGCGAGGGCTTCGACATGTACGGCGCGATGACCGACGCCATCAAGGAGGAGTCCGTCGGCTACGTCTTCAACCTGGACGCCTCCGGCGGTGCGCCCGGGACCCTCGAACGCCGCGACCGGGTCGAGGACCTGCACTTCACGGCCCCCACCATGGACACGGCGGAGGGCGTGGTCGAGGGCGACTTCGCCCCGGCGGACGCCGACGCGCCCGCGACCGCGCCCGCGACTGCTCCCGCGGCAGCCCCCGCGGCAGCCCCCGCGCCCGCCGCCGCGCCGTCACGCGGCGGCTCGCGCCCCGGCAGGTCCAAGGCGCGGCGCCGCCGCAAGCGGTGA
- a CDS encoding GH12 family glycosyl hydrolase domain-containing protein, whose product MQHRRPRLSKKAKTMLAGTVALAAAAGVTVAQAGEASKKCGAFDTVTMGKYYVNNNLWGQDDGTGTQCVWDTSRSGDSIGWGTTYTWTSKTGKENSVKSYASTVLGWHWGWKTDKAATELPVRVGDRKPVRTSWEFSVSSNPGTMNVAYDLWLHAKNNADWQDQPTDEIMVWLNRQGGAGPLGTKYGSVSLDGAMWDIYQGDIGWKVYSFVRRTNTTKASLDLDDFTQALVRRKLLGNDKYLSGVESGSEVFRGSGRLDTKAYSVDIG is encoded by the coding sequence ATGCAACACCGCCGACCGCGCCTGTCCAAGAAGGCGAAGACGATGCTCGCGGGAACGGTGGCGCTCGCGGCCGCCGCGGGTGTCACCGTCGCCCAGGCGGGCGAGGCCAGCAAGAAGTGCGGCGCCTTCGACACCGTCACGATGGGCAAGTACTACGTCAACAACAATCTCTGGGGGCAGGACGACGGCACGGGCACCCAGTGCGTCTGGGACACCTCGCGCTCCGGCGACTCCATCGGCTGGGGCACGACCTACACCTGGACCAGCAAGACCGGCAAGGAGAACAGCGTCAAGTCGTACGCCAGTACCGTGCTCGGCTGGCACTGGGGCTGGAAGACCGACAAGGCGGCCACCGAACTGCCCGTCCGGGTCGGCGACCGCAAGCCGGTCAGGACCAGCTGGGAGTTTTCGGTCAGTTCCAACCCCGGCACCATGAACGTCGCGTACGACCTGTGGCTGCACGCCAAGAACAACGCGGACTGGCAGGACCAGCCCACCGACGAAATCATGGTCTGGCTCAACCGGCAGGGCGGTGCGGGCCCCCTCGGCACCAAGTACGGCAGCGTGAGCCTCGACGGCGCCATGTGGGACATCTACCAGGGCGACATCGGCTGGAAGGTGTACTCCTTCGTCCGCCGCACCAACACCACCAAGGCCTCCCTCGACCTCGACGACTTCACTCAGGCCCTGGTCCGCCGCAAGCTGCTCGGCAACGACAAGTACCTCTCCGGCGTCGAGTCGGGCAGCGAGGTCTTCCGCGGTTCGGGACGGCTGGACACCAAGGCGTACTCCGTCGACATCGGCTGA